A genome region from Thermomonospora amylolytica includes the following:
- a CDS encoding GH39 family glycosyl hydrolase yields MSHIGHHPYAQAPPTPVRRRRGPLAALAFVVTVAVAAAVAFWVLQDDSPGRPVAGPPERIGVIGAPYKAPWTVWGFTHTDRSADVGPSSDVAAQAISRQPMIQNQHIMGWGADNPEPAPGRYDFASLDRRIDYIRRTGGIPVITLCCAPDWMKGGRKGDTNWNRLEVAPRPEHYDDFARLAATVARRYPDVRYFAVWNEMKGFFDPRRGRWNHEGYTRLYNLVYDALKAVNPENKVGGPYVPMYSHVGGDLGSHLRGPWGSVDQIALDAVEYWLAHKRGADFITVDGPTASDDRDVYPDEVTALDKFVVINRWLRSKTDLPIWWNEYYVEPRTDPWSEDKRAAMHVASLIDHAKAGVSTVLYWNRIPRDGDRTCKGCLWVTTSVPDGGAPGRMLGVLQAFARWFPAGTPMIDVRASSPKVRVLAQPRKAVAANISGEPVRTRVGKTEITLGPYEVRWLDRT; encoded by the coding sequence ATGAGCCACATCGGACACCATCCGTACGCCCAGGCGCCGCCGACGCCGGTGCGCCGCCGCCGCGGCCCGCTGGCCGCCCTCGCGTTCGTCGTGACGGTCGCGGTCGCCGCCGCCGTGGCGTTCTGGGTCCTGCAGGACGACAGCCCCGGCAGGCCGGTCGCGGGCCCGCCGGAACGGATCGGCGTCATCGGCGCCCCCTACAAGGCGCCCTGGACGGTGTGGGGGTTCACGCACACCGACCGCAGCGCCGACGTCGGCCCGTCCAGCGACGTGGCGGCCCAGGCGATCTCCCGCCAGCCGATGATCCAGAACCAGCACATCATGGGCTGGGGCGCCGACAACCCCGAGCCGGCGCCGGGCCGGTACGACTTCGCCTCGCTGGACCGGCGGATCGACTACATCCGCCGCACCGGCGGCATCCCCGTCATCACCCTGTGCTGCGCCCCCGACTGGATGAAGGGCGGCCGGAAGGGCGACACCAACTGGAACAGGCTGGAGGTCGCCCCGCGGCCCGAGCACTACGACGACTTCGCCCGGCTGGCCGCCACCGTCGCGCGCCGCTACCCCGACGTGCGGTACTTCGCGGTCTGGAACGAGATGAAGGGGTTCTTCGACCCGCGGCGCGGCCGGTGGAACCACGAGGGCTACACGCGGCTCTACAACCTGGTCTACGACGCCCTCAAGGCGGTCAACCCCGAGAACAAGGTCGGCGGCCCGTACGTCCCCATGTACAGCCACGTCGGCGGCGACCTGGGGTCGCATCTGCGCGGCCCGTGGGGCAGCGTGGACCAGATCGCCCTCGACGCCGTCGAGTACTGGCTGGCCCACAAGCGCGGCGCGGACTTCATCACCGTCGACGGCCCCACCGCCAGCGACGACCGCGACGTCTACCCCGACGAGGTCACCGCGCTGGACAAGTTCGTCGTCATCAACAGGTGGCTGCGGTCCAAGACCGACCTGCCGATCTGGTGGAACGAGTACTACGTCGAGCCGCGCACCGACCCCTGGAGCGAGGACAAGCGGGCCGCCATGCACGTGGCGTCGCTGATCGACCATGCCAAGGCCGGGGTGTCCACGGTGCTGTACTGGAACCGCATCCCCAGGGACGGCGACCGCACCTGCAAGGGCTGCCTGTGGGTGACCACCTCGGTGCCGGACGGCGGCGCCCCGGGCCGGATGCTGGGGGTGCTGCAGGCGTTCGCGCGGTGGTTCCCGGCCGGCACCCCGATGATCGACGTGCGCGCCTCCTCGCCCAAGGTCCGGGTGCTGGCCCAGCCCCGCAAGGCGGTGGCGGCCAACATCTCCGGCGAGCCGGTGAGGACCCGTGTCGGCAAGACCGAGATCACCCTGGGCCCGTACGAGGTCCGCTGGCTGGACCGCACCTGA
- a CDS encoding cytochrome P450, with product MDLLGMEFWARPEKERLADFARLRERGAPVFFPEPRIPFVRSGRGFHALVRHADVVAASRDARTFSSEPAATSPEPPPWLSALLGTPMVNMDDPRHARLRRIVSRAFSPKMLARIEAEIQATATRIVDDLIAEGPRDFVPQVAARLPINVICAMMGIPERTRPYVLRRIDAMTEYSGVRGSLTSPRALRLLGGNLKAIADLHRLVARLGRARRQNPTDDLVSALVNAEAGSGGGGRHDGERLSLRELGSFFDLLLVAGNETTRNALSHGLRLFTENPDQRDLLLADFDGRIGGAIEEIVRYSSPIIQFRRTLTRDHVLNGHPLKAGDKVVLFYPAANRDPEVFPDPDVFDITRSPNPHVGFGGPGPHLCLGANLARMELRIMFRELYDRLPGLRTTGDPVPLLSSFDNGVKSQPFTFSRPS from the coding sequence ATGGACCTGCTCGGCATGGAATTCTGGGCGCGCCCGGAAAAGGAGCGGCTGGCCGATTTCGCCCGGCTGCGGGAACGCGGCGCGCCGGTGTTCTTTCCGGAGCCGAGGATTCCGTTCGTGCGGTCCGGACGGGGTTTTCACGCGCTGGTCCGGCACGCCGACGTGGTGGCCGCCAGCCGGGACGCCAGGACGTTCAGCAGCGAGCCCGCGGCGACCTCCCCGGAGCCGCCGCCGTGGCTGTCGGCGCTGCTGGGCACCCCGATGGTCAACATGGACGACCCGCGGCACGCCCGGCTGCGCCGGATCGTGTCCCGGGCGTTCAGCCCGAAGATGCTGGCCAGGATCGAGGCCGAGATCCAGGCCACCGCCACCCGCATCGTCGACGACCTGATCGCCGAGGGCCCGCGCGACTTCGTGCCCCAGGTGGCCGCCCGGCTGCCCATCAACGTGATCTGCGCGATGATGGGCATCCCCGAGCGGACCAGGCCGTACGTGCTGCGGCGCATCGACGCCATGACCGAGTACTCGGGGGTGCGCGGCTCGCTGACCAGCCCCCGCGCCCTCCGGCTCCTGGGCGGCAACCTCAAGGCCATCGCCGACCTGCACCGCCTGGTGGCGCGGCTGGGCCGGGCCAGACGCCAGAACCCCACCGACGACCTGGTCTCCGCCCTCGTCAACGCGGAGGCGGGTTCGGGCGGTGGAGGCAGGCACGACGGCGAGCGGCTGTCGCTGCGGGAACTGGGGTCGTTCTTCGACCTGCTGCTGGTGGCCGGGAACGAGACCACCCGCAACGCCCTGTCCCACGGCCTGCGGCTGTTCACCGAGAACCCCGACCAGCGCGACCTGCTGCTGGCGGACTTCGACGGCCGCATCGGCGGGGCGATCGAGGAGATCGTCCGGTACTCCTCCCCGATCATCCAGTTCCGCCGCACCCTCACCCGGGACCACGTGCTGAACGGCCATCCGCTCAAGGCCGGCGACAAGGTGGTGCTGTTCTACCCGGCCGCCAACCGCGACCCCGAGGTGTTCCCCGACCCCGACGTCTTCGACATCACCCGCAGCCCCAACCCGCACGTGGGGTTCGGCGGCCCCGGCCCCCACCTGTGCCTGGGCGCCAACCTGGCCCGGATGGAGCTGCGGATCATGTTCCGGGAGCTGTACGACCGGCTGCCCGGCCTGCGCACGACCGGCGATCCCGTACCGCTGCTGTCGAGCTTCGACAACGGCGTGAAAAGCCAGCCCTTCACGTTCTCGCGGCCGAGCTGA